DNA from Magnolia sinica isolate HGM2019 chromosome 19, MsV1, whole genome shotgun sequence:
ccttcatccatgtctgtatgatcttatgaacgggttggatgacaaataaacatcactgtgatgCTTagcaaggtatcaatggtggaaatcattattcccagtgtttcatgtgatatgatccacttgagctctggatatgcattttggcctcaaccccttaaacgagctagaaaaatggacgaagggcgtggataaaccacatacattcaggttagcacaactgagtttactcagtaggataagTGCCTAccaagtaactcagtaggcaatctgaTTTCACACACAAAATGTTGATTTCATCAATGATTAGGGAACCTTCATATTGCACGAGAAATTAGTTTGTGCATACTAATGATAAGGCTACTCAAGCCATTGATATGAAGGCTCCCATCTTGCATACACCACGCCCTTTTCTTCCATTTAATGTGATTGTTGTTATTGTGTGCCTTCTTACTCATGTTTGCATGCCAACTTTCAAAAGATCAAGGGTTGTCTATTTGAAAACAATAAATACCAAGGCTTATAATCCTTGGCCCACATGTGCATCGTTAGAAAAGTTACCTTTTAACATGGGTTGGATTGTTTATGTGTCTTTCATAGCTGGTGGAAGGAAAAGGACTTTGCTGGAAAGCTTCCATTCGCCAGAGATAGAGTGGTGGAGTGCTACTTTTGGATATTAGGAGTGTACTTCCAGCCACATTATTCACGAGCTAGAAGGATGATGACAAAAATGATAGCCTTAACATCAGTTATGGATGACATTTACGACGTATATGGTACATTGGAGGAGCTTGAACTATATACCACTACACTTGAAAGGTTTGATACATTCACCTTACATGTGGGTTATCCTTGCAccgatccaaatcatccaaaaatGTGGAGATTGTGGTCCAAAAATTGATGGCTAAATCAAAATTAGTCATTCATGGTTCAAAATTGGATAAggagatcatctgatcaatgagATTTGTGGGATGCAGCGTCTAAAATGATGCCCACAATTTGTATGTGGATCGATCATgggtatgccatgtgtacagtagCTGATGGTTTCATATGGACAATGTACATTGACCATTTTTAGTTGAAAAAGTGCAATTGGGTACTTCAATTTTTCAGGTGGGATCGTGGGGATATCGATCAGCTGCCAGACTACATGAAAGTACATTTTGTGGCACTCTTAGATGTGGTCGATGCATTTGAGGATGAACTAAATCGGGAGGGAAAATCATACCGTGTGCACTACTTAAAGGAAGCGGTAGGTTGCAGTTCCATTGAAATTAAAACTGCAGTAGCCTAGCTAGGGCACGTGCCTACCACTGACTAAGCCTGAAGTAGACTGCGTCCTACCCTTACCAATCTCTGGTCGGGAGCCAGCAGATTTGTGtgggggaccaccgtgatgtatctgtttgtcCACgccctccttttcttttctcatgtcattttaaggtacaaaaatcaggcagatccaatgctcaagtggaccacaccgaatagTAAGCTTTGGTTGCATTCAATGAATAAAACATTAAATGCAAGTCATCTTAGGTTGCATTAATttaatgcaagagtcatctatggtgtAGTTCACTTAAGCGTTGGATTTGCCCCATTTTTGGGTTAATACCAAAacctgagaaaagggatggacagtgtggataaacagatacatcatggtgggcccccacagaTCTGCCCGCTTCCCACTAGAGACCACTAGCTAGGGCACAATCCCCTTTGACTAAGCCAATGTGGTTAGAACTTAAATGAGATTCACCCGGTACATCAGGTCTTATGcctcataggaaacagttgggataacccaccattagttttgtgtagggaccatcctgatgtttatatgccaccccATCCAATCATATCATGTGCCTAATCCACAAGAAAGGATGGCCGAAAAAGTCCCAATATTCCAAGACAATTATGGCCAATATATAATGAGAATTTTTGCACATTTTAAATTCCTGGCCCACCCAAGTGTTGAATCCATAGTTTGGGATGAAAGCAAAAAAGGGGATGGAGTGTTATACCGAGTGGATTTCATGCAACATCAAATCATTTGTGGACCTTAGATATAGTTACCACTTAGCATGTAGGTACCTATGCAAGGTTGCCAACAAATTTCCTTAAACCATCAATGTGCATTTTGCATGGTTCAATCGATAAAGATAGCCTAGCAGTACATATAATTGTTAatattgtttctttctttcttttatttgctttgtttatctttttatttttttctcttttttgttttctaGTTTAAAAATCTGAACAAAGCCTACTTAGACGAAGCAAGATGGGCTAGTTCAGGATACGTGCCAACCCTTAAGGAGTACATGAGTGTTGCTTTAATAAGTTCTGGTTATCCTATGCTTTCTGTGGCATCTCTCGTTGGCATGGGTGAAGTCGTAACAAAGGAGGTCCTTGAGTGGGCCATCCATGTACCACCAATGATTAGGACTTGTTCTACAGTTGCCCGACTGAAGGATGACATCCCATCAAACAAGGTATGATATATCCAATGAAAAAAGATATAGTCCTTAACCCTTGTGTTGACCAAACACATTAGCTAGCCATTTTTCTGGGGCAAAAtttttgtacatgtggcatatatgtaACTCGAGTTAAACAGTCCAACTCTTCGGCCTAACTTTATATGAGTCATGATCCATAAATTACAATGAACTGATGATCCTAAGTGGCTTATTGATGGACATGTAATGAATAATTAAGATGGAAAATAGCGAACAGACCAACTGTAGCAAAGAAATGTCCACTAATcataggtcaagatcatctaatcaatctttttttttctttttttttcttttttacttttacaAACTAGGTCCCACAGTTTAGATGATTTGATTAGAGTTACATTTACGCCGTAATAGCTAGTGCCTGAAGCATTATGCCCTGTTATCAAATAAGTCTCCTATTTAAATGATTTCGAGAAAAAATTTAATTTGTTAAAATGATTTtgttaaattttaaaattcttaatttcaattttttcatattttattttataattattacttTTCATTTGTGAAATTTTTTAGAGACTATTTCCTTGATTATATGAGAAACACTGAAAAATGATTCAAACTATCTATATATAGCATAAGAGGTTTATCTTCAGTTGATGACCACCCATCGCATAGGCCCTTCCTTGGAGATTGATTGTCTTTTTAAGATTAATTTAATCAGCCAATACTGATATCCAAGCATTAGCAAAGAATATGGATAGTCCAAATTGATCATATGCTGTGTAACtttataatataaataaaattaaaagtcttagaaaaacaaaaatctattttgaaaggaatttattttacaaatacaaaaataaatctcTACTATTTAATGAATTTAGATGAAAacataaaattgaaaaatatatattacccaaaacaagaagaaaatagagatgagtgatattttttttccatctaataATGTGTGAAGCTTGAACAAGAGAGACAGCACGTTGCATCAGCAGTAGAGTGCTACATGAAAGAGCATGCAATCTCGTACGAAGAGACTATTCAAAAGCTCCAAGAAATGGCTGCACAAGGATGGAAAAAGATCAACAAGGAATGCCTTAAACCCACTCCAGTTCCTATGGTTGCAATTATCCGGGTCCTGAATCTTGAACGCGTGCTCAAAGTCGTATACCAGCATGGAGACCTATACACCAATTCCAATGTTGAGACCAAAGAACGGATTGCAAAGGTGCTTGTGGAACCCCTCCCACTTTGAGATGATGGGGCATGCTCTATCTTATTATACATCGACTGTTAATCTTATGATATGTCGGTGGCAAGAGCCTACCTGATATTAGCTTTATTGAATAAAGAAACGACGCAATTATATCTCAGCTATTAAACATTTCATCCTGCATACATGAAAAATTGGGCCATGTGAATGACAGGTTAGAAATTGGACATATGCCATGTTATTAGAGCTGTAAGTACATAAATCGTTATACAAATGAAGCTTCCATCCTTGGCACTGATTCTACCTTTacctaacaaaaaaagaaaaaggaaagaaaatgtaTAGCTTGTTAGGATTGTTgaagactaaaaatgaagaaatgatatTTTGTTGGGAAACACCATTTCTAAAATGTTGTGGGAAAGTGTTAACAGCGAAAAAGTCCTTAAATCATATTCAATTTCAGAGCAAACAATGGAATGTCAAATGGAATCAGTGTGAGTTAAGAACGGAATCTTAGATGTTATTAAAATTACCTTTCAAGGAGTCTGGAATCTCTCCATTCTAAATTCAGATAAACTAGATGTAGGCCAAATCCTGAAATCACGCAATTCTGCAAATTACCTAGGTACCTCATTGTATATTGGAGGGAAATGAACCCCAATATCCAAGCTACAGGTTTGGGATATTATTGAAGGTCATTTAAACACCTTCTAAAAAAGCCCAAGATCAACTCAATCCAAGTTGGAACAAAGAAATTATTACTTCCTCATCACAAGCCACCAAACCCAGTGGCTTTAACTAAGGAGATTTACACCTTGTGATTACTTTGtgactttttttttgttagccatATGGAGTCCAATAGACTTCATTTTAGGATGGTTTGATAGTCCTTCAAGTTATTTTTCCAATGGCTCTAGAACCAGGCTAATCAAAATTCTAACAAAGGAGATATGACAAATCTACCAAAATTGTGCATTTCTACCAGGCGCTGgctctgagttgactcaactccaACTCGTGTCGCCACCATTAGTGCAGTACAATTGTCACTTGGCACTGCATGAGCCAATAGCAGGCCAACCCGTGGTGCAGATTTTCCACCAGATTTGCCTTTAAATACCCCCGTAATGTCATTGTTAAGGACTTTTGATTTAGCTTTACCCAAAAAGGTAAAATTCGAAGCAAATATGGAGAAATCCGAGTAAGAAACCTTGACGCTAGTACCCTGCTGATACACTTGTGAAGCAGCTCTAAAAGGAGTGCCAGTCAGGGCACTAGCATCCCTATCAGCGCTTAGGTTGGGTGTCATCCACCTTGCCAACGCCCTTCCAAGGGTGCCGACGCCCACCCTTGTTATCCCTCATGTACATGGTTTACACATTGAATTCAGAATATGGGTCCAGTTATCACACTGTATTTTTTCTGCACATCATTGGACATTGTGTCTGGGTTCTAGTGCTCGATGAGGCATATGCATGTCTCCCATATAGGGGAGATGCTATCGAAATTTCTTAATGTCAGCTCTTGATGAGCCATGCATGCCCTCCTTGTAATTtgtaaggggagatgctgccaaaattttcattttgaaccATCATGAAAATTATGGGACACAACTGTAATGTAAAATGCCTCATGTAATCACAACCAGATAATGCCTATGTATTAATAAGGCCGAGCCGAACCCTAACCGCGGTGGGCAAAACCATCTATATGGTCATTCATGCATTGGCACACTGGAAATCTTAGCTAGCACACTGTATTCATTGTAGGTTTTATTAGGCATGTCAAGTGTTGGTTGTAGCCTCACCCGGGTACTGAGGACAATCACAAGACCTCTTGTAACAccttaaacttttcaatactcgagtattgaaagttctcaagtgttaccatgaaatttaatttaatatataccTGTGTATGTTACAAATTTTttatatcctaaccttacatctattctctaacctaAATATGAATAATGcttatccataaatcaagtcatctaaTCATTAATTTTTAAGACATGATCATCATATAtttaagtattctcacttgtccatcataaccaaccgttaaGTCAACTATTCACATgtaggtaaagatatttgaccgtccactttgaatttggaccacccgatcatagtaaattaACTATCTGATCTCTACATTTGTTTATACATGTATTGAATCAATATGTTAattcgttcatcttgttcaccacttatgaatatgattaacacatcatccaaactaaaataaaaagaaCTTACATATGTGAAAAAGTCACTTGAATCAAACGGTATATAcattctacctcttgatcactccaaacaCCCACTTTGTAGTCATCTATTTACAAAACTAACCATGCGTCTACCTATATACATGGTCGTAATACTAACcattaagtttttctatttttaacttgtcatctgaccatccatcacgtTGTTTAATATATGCACTACGCCttaattaatgataattttaacTTATATGGTGAATAactatttatttataatgatttagacataatttattttataataactGCTTAGAAATGTGCTTATAATCATGTACaatcattagattttccaaaactctcgaatcagcaataattatgaaaatgtcattcaCATATCCCCTTGAATTCTATATCACATAGTTCTCATTATccattttatgtaaaattttgtttcatgccgatatataataaattaatcatacacgtcaaatttcagcccttagatcaatGTATAAGTAACTCAATTAATAGATTAGCCTCTTAATAGTTAATTTTAAAGTCCATCGAGTGATAAAAGCTCGTGGGTattcatagtaggatattttccttcatatgaacaatTTATATTGCTCATCATATGGATCAAATGTGAAATACGAAAAccccaccttggtaggcttttccttaggcgggAAATTAACCCTTTTAGGCTTATCAACTCTTTCTAAATCCAGACCTTCCGAATTACACACTTTCCACCATCAATCACAATTAAAATTTAGACCATAGTTTGGCCTTATATGAATATGAGATCATATAAATTTTAGACCCTAATCTATGATCGTACATCGTTAAATGCTGATCACCTTAAAGCCAATTCCTTTCTTTTAgcgcaaaaggtgaaatttcatattcatgatTTTTTCCAACATCAATCAACCAACAAAATTTTCTCAAGCGTTTTCCTATCCTAACTaaacattttcttcaaaattgggccctgatcattaagcgtgaatcattaattgagatcaagtccgTTTTGCACTTgttaggagaatttttaagataagCCAATCTAAGTCACGAATTACCAAGAGAATGACCCAAATACTATAaatgaattaaatttaaagaaaagTCATTAAAAAAGATAGATTTAAGAAACTCAATTCAAGTGAGATTTGACACACCCTCTCTCACACCCACCCCTTTACAAAAGGGGGCATGCgccccttctccactcaaaaCTCATGCACTCCCACCTTACCACATCTAAGGactagagtgagagagagagagagagagagagagagagagagagacatctaaGCATGAACGTTCATCcattctcttccttctccacaaatGTGGTGTTTCCCTCTTACTTGAGCGATGTCATGATTTATGTAGAAGCCCTCCTACATCGATATGTACCTAGGGTTTCAATCTAAGGCTAATGTGACGAATTCCTTTTAGCTTACACCAGTTTAAGTTGAGTTTATACataattctcttattttctcgTTAAATTGTGTATAGTTTGATTTTCTACTATGATTTCTATATTAATAAGTTACTGCATTATTATGAATTATTAATTCATATTGGAATTATGTTTAATATATGATTTGAATCATGTGGTAAATATTTCGTAGGTTGAATTATAAAACTATACTTTAAATTATGAAACTACACATGTTCGGGCCCTGAACGGTGCATAGTTTGCATATCCAATGGATCAGATAGTTTTGTCagtaaatataatgattttttgATATTAATCTAACTTAAATTCAATATTTTAAACCTTAGGGCAGCAAACTCACTTTTGGAGTAGTTTTGGACTTACCGGGTGACCCGTCTAACTTAAAATCGTACTGTTGTGCCTATGTATTCACTTTAAAGTGTATAGATTATTTTCTACCCTATTGaggtttattttattataattctAGATTGATTAGTCCATAAAAACATAGCTAgaatttttatgaattcatgtggaATGATGGATATAATCTTTGCCCTTTGTTAATTTTGAGAGCAATGCATGTTTCCACTCTGTATTAAGTTGGCTTTTGCCCATCTCccttattttgttgagttagcctatttttTACTCCTTTTTTATGGAGTTAGCTTGTTGCTACTTTGTTTCCCTCTATTGTGTTAGCCTTATGCTACTTTTCTTACATTATGGCTTGTGCATGTGTCTTGGAGTTCAAAAACTCTCATGGTTCGATTTAATTCTCTATTGATGTTAGTGATGTGTTGAATAAATCACAACTAGtgacttatatatatttattatagacGTAATACATTCTGGGTAGTGACCCTTTTAGTTGATGCGTCAATCCTTAGATTTGGGTAGGTGTGCACAAATCGATATAAGTAATCCGCAATGCATGTTATATCACCTTTTCGAGATTGAATGTCGCAATTAGTCATTCCATAGACAAATCGTGTTATGTAATTCATCCAATTAATGAGTTGTGTCGTCTCaaggtgttcatgtaaatccatgGCAGTGTTGGACATGCAGATGAGCATCCGTAGTTATAGGATGTAGTGCGAttcatatttttatgaattatattccaatgTGGTAGTCACTATGTATaatgagccacacacactatgctaggaatgcattcatgtagatttaGTTGTGCATATCGATACCACTCATAATGATGGAATATAAGGAATATTCCTTACATTATTATTATGATGAATCACTTGAATTCTTGTTATTCTTAAACGACAAtaatcactatgagtagggcgttgaccctctccaactatacAGATGATACAGGTGATGTGCATGTTGAAGATATGGGCGATGCATGATCTCCCTATGAAAGACTACGATTGACATGAGATTATGTTGTCGAtgatttcattttaatttatatttatttatgtttCATTGTACAAATTTAGATATTTGCAAAAAGCCCTCACCTAAGTGAGCATTAAATAATTAGTTGAACTTTTACGTTTAAATAGAATAAGATTTATAGTTTGGTTGGTtgtattctcatgaatggttaccttcatgaatgtaattagacgtaatctaaaaaaataataatgtgctattttgaagcatccaattattactttattaacacTCAGAGTTcttgggcacgagtatgtactagGACCACAAAAACTCAGGGCAttacagttggtattagagcatgagaaTGAAATTAAGCGGGCTTGAGGGCATGGACTATTATAATCTTTACACGACTCAGCTGATTGGATCATGAGTTAGATACCTATAATTATGTGAATCCCTAAAGAAAGTAAgaagttgaggaattagaaacccatattcaggTTTCCCATTGAAATTGTTAAGTTAGATATGGAATTTAGAGAATGAATCTaggtaaaaattaaaaataaatatattatggaCTGAAATTTTTCCTTAAATGGagttccaggaaaaaaaaaagaaaaaaaagtctcCTAAACCGGAATTGGAGATTTTtcaattttcctaaaattttTAGTCGTTTATGTAAAAAAATGAGACATTAGGAAACCTCTGTCGATTTTACTAGGTAAActtaatgaaaatttttaaaaattatctgGTAACTGACTTAGGTCTTTAGGAAGCTccctttaaatttttaatttaatttatcagtaaataattctataaaaataaaacagtgctaaaattttgtaaaatatgtTTTTGGACAGCTACCCATTTAGCAACTTTCCAggataaaacaccaaccaaactgtAGAATATTACTTTGGAAATTTTTATTGAGTCACAGGAATATGTTTGGAAcctaattttaaattttcaaatcatttggATGAATGGTTTAAGAATTAAAATTCTAGGAGTGAAAGgatgtcatttttattttttattttgagaaTTTATAGCTTTTCATATAAATGATAAGATTAAAGGTTAGGTTCAATAAGGGATGGACCATTTGTGCCTATCCTTTATGAAACCTAAGGTACTTGTATGGTGGAATGAAAATGTATATGATATTCTCTAAGGGGACCACGGACTTATGAAACCATATTCAAGAAAGGTATTAGCGGTTTCATCCAAATACCGAATCTCGGGCACTTCCCAACGAACTCAATGCCCTAATCAAGTAGAAGTTCAAGACTCACCCGGAATGGATGATGATACCAAAGAACTCATCGCCCTGGCTAGACAAAAGTTTAGTGTATCAGGATTAGCCATACTATAGCCATTTTTTCCGTGTTACTCCAaacaccaaaaatagaaaaatactctaGATAGTGGGGGAACTAATGTGTGAAATgctataaaattaaatatataaataaataaaataaatatatgcatAAGGACTATATCACTAGCATTAGAATTCTCCCTCACATGTTAATCATTACCTGAATAAATTCTGACTATATATTTTGAATTGTAAACTAAACCGAAAAATCTCGTAGAACTTACCCAAGAAAAAATTATGAGGAATTAAAAACTTGAGCCTCTGATATCCTTCCTAGGCTTGGAAAGACGTTTTCACAAAGCACCATTGTGTGGAATGGCTGGAAATAGAACTATCCAATTTATCCATGAGTTTTCATTAGTAGGGTTGAAAATCTAGGATGGATTAGTGTTCATGATTTAAATCGAGAAAATAAAAGTTCAAacagttttaaaatttttttagaggTTACATACATACCTTGGGACAACTCTACAAATTTTAAGAGAAATCCAATATTGGATGGATATCTAAATAGAATTTTCAATTTCAGAAGTAGTCACCGAT
Protein-coding regions in this window:
- the LOC131235511 gene encoding beta-cubebene synthase-like — encoded protein: MALILGSGHSDGPTTQRERRKEKIGHACVNYHPSIWGDCFIAASQDDRELDPCTKQHAEKLKEEVKKMICDINNSFQKMTLIDAIQRLGVTYHFEMDIEKELHQMYDEKINNNDNGDNLHATALRFRLLRQQGYNVSSNVFRKFEDNEGKFKATFSSDIWGLLSLYEAAYLGIHGDDILDEAIIFTTKHLKLALPHLTSPLRKLVELALEVPLCKRIERLQSRYYISIYEEDKERSDVLLEFTKLDYNLLQSLHRRELREISIWWKEKDFAGKLPFARDRVVECYFWILGVYFQPHYSRARRMMTKMIALTSVMDDIYDVYGTLEELELYTTTLERWDRGDIDQLPDYMKVHFVALLDVVDAFEDELNREGKSYRVHYLKEAFKNLNKAYLDEARWASSGYVPTLKEYMSVALISSGYPMLSVASLVGMGEVVTKEVLEWAIHVPPMIRTCSTVARLKDDIPSNKLEQERQHVASAVECYMKEHAISYEETIQKLQEMAAQGWKKINKECLKPTPVPMVAIIRVLNLERVLKVVYQHGDLYTNSNVETKERIAKVLVEPLPL